A segment of the Elaeis guineensis isolate ETL-2024a chromosome 6, EG11, whole genome shotgun sequence genome:
tgaaatagATTCAGATTGGATATAGATAGTGgtatattttgattttaatttaatcagatataATCTTAATGTATATCCtccattcaaaaattataatgaTAAAGATTTTATATAGCAAGCTGCGCATATTTGCTTTCAGCAGTACATGCCTATGTTGGCTACCAAACtaatgtaaaaaattatattaaaaaaaaaaaagaaagaaaaagaacggCCTCTTGCATGACATTTTTTTGGGAACCGTTCTAGAGAGGTACGTCGCTTGGATCATTTCAGGAATGTATTTAAAGCTCATCAATTCATTGGTTGTTTTCAGTTAATTCTGCAACACCTGATGATGTTATCCTGCATAGGAGATCTGAGCTTGCAAAGACCAACTTGGCAGGTAAAATCTAGTCAACTTTTAATTTTATGATGGGGGCATTGCATGCACTTCTATTCATTGAATAGCTAGTCCCAAGTCCTGAGCAAAACAAATCTTGTAGTTAtcagattttatttatttatttattttactgaGAAATGTAGGAAACGTGCTATTAAGTAAATAAGGGATGACATAGATTTGGATGATTTGTTATTGATTTTGAAATTACAAATGTTGTATCAAAGATTTTATCGTTGGCGTGTGGGTCCAACTTGTCTACGCCTAGACACCAACCAAAGAGGATAGAGAAGGAGTgctttatctaattaattttaaaaaaattatttataaaaataattaatttttaatttatttatcaaaagatGCAAACAGGATAAAACGCTATTCAAAATGTATTTTTTGATATCCACGTCACCACCCTATTCCACCTATTTTCCACGTGgacgaaaaaaaattaaaattaaaatcgccAAATCAAATGGTGATTTTAAAACgcatttgaaatggcatttttgaaaacgCCGTTCCAAATGATGTTTTAAAAAATGCCATTTCTTtgacgattttaattttttctccttaaaaaaaataataaaaattataattttaaatttataaaaaaataaaaattataattctgattaaaataaaaatcatcattttaaattagtatccccattctaaattatctttttaaaaaaatatctaaaaaaaaataccatgaaaaaagaattaaaaaaaaataaaaattataattctaaattttaagaaaataaaaattttaatttcaattcaaataaaaatcatcatttcaaattacaatctccttttcaaattaatttttttaaaaaaatatcataaaagaagaaaaaaataaaaaaaatgaaaaaaaataaaaattataattttgaatgaattttaaagaataaaaattttagttttaattcaataaaaaacaccattttcaattattttttccatttaaaattaaatttttaaaaaaatatctccaaaaaattttaaaaataaaaaaaaataaaaaataccataaaagaagaaaataatgagaaagaaatgagaaaaaaataaaaattataattttaataaattttaaaaaataaaaattctaattttaattcaaataaaaaacatcattcaaattatttttctcatttaaaatttattttttaaaaaaatatcccaaaaataatcttaaaaatttaaaaaaataaaaagtgccataaaaaaaataaaaaaataggaaaaaaataaaattataactttgaattaaaaaaaataaattttaattttaattaaaataaaaaatatcatttcaaattacttttctcatttcaaattaatttatttaaaaaatattctaaacaaataaaaaaatacctaaaaaatatcataaaaataaaaaaatgtaaaaataaaaaaattataattataattttaaattataaaaaaaattagaatttgaatttgaattcaaaaaaataaaaaaataaaaaatgccataaaaagtgaaaaaaagggaaaaaattgaaaaaaaatataaattataaattaaaattaaaaaaataaaaattttaactttaattcaaataaaaagtatcattttaaattactttctccatttcaaattatttttttaaaaaaatatctgaaaaaaaaaaaattggtgtaaaaaaataaaaaacaccataaaaaaagaaaaaaaaaaagaattgaattgaaaaaaaaataaaaatttaattctattcaaaataaaaattataattttgaatttaaaaaaataaaaatttaattataattcaaataaaaaatatcatttcaaattactaaattaatttaaatttaatttttaaaaaatattccaaacaaagaaaaaaatatctaaaaaaatgccaaaaagggtaaaaatgggagaaaattaaaattaaaattttaaattataaaagttttaatttgaattctaaaaaataaaaaaaatatcataaaagaagtgaataaaagagaaaaaataataaaaataataaaattagtgtTAAAGTTGAAActattgtggcaaccgttaatgatcaatttcaatatacagtgtcatacagaaaAGTATGGTGtagaaagcagaaggcattgattgatatttatggagaatgggaaccatcttatgctaaattatcctattatatgactgcacttcaacatgcaaattctGGTACGgttgtttcatgaaatttttttcaaactgtgaattccaatgtccgagttttaaattatattttttgaactttcaaaccatccatccaggattttacgcactgctgtcctgtaatcagcattgatgacaCCACTTATATTGAAagtttaaagataagatgttaattgcaataaaaattgatgcagagaatgggatattttcattagcatatgcaattatggatgaagagacgactgcaagttggagttggtttcttttccagctcagaacatatatcgtcaaagatagaaatggaatatgtttaatttctgataggcattcaggtatattaaataccatcgtagatgagtctattggacggagtccaccacgtgcctatcaccgatactatttaagatatatctgcagtaatttcaatactcattttaaaaatgtgcagttGAAAAGagtagtatggcaagcaggaagcactcatcaagttcacaagttcaactttatcatagataggatcagaacagtgaatgaagaggcttggagctggttgttcgagatagaaaaggagaagtggatttGGCACATGATGATGACCTGCGCTATGGTTCTTAACTAAAATTTGTCGGacatttttaacagtattttatgAGGAGCTAGAAATATACCAATTACAGtttgtgttcaaatgatattttatcatcttgtgaaatacttcaatacgaggcatgcccaagtcttgagatatgtagagaagaatccaaataatctttttactcctcatgttgcaattaagattgctgaagatcaagttaaagctaaccaggaccgagtaacagcattcaaccttcaaagaggcatatatgaagtaCTTACGAAGAGAGAAGTGCAggattacgaggtggagaaaatttttatactgttactttagctgaaaaaaatatttttatgaaaagtggagcatgtacaaatatccatgttcacacattttagctgtgtgtcaaaaaattactgtatattttagtggttttgtggatgatgcatatacaattacagcatatatgaatgcttggagtggtgactttaatccattaccacataaaaattattggatgcatacacgtatgttcaaatatatttctgatcatcatcgtttgagacccaagcagaaaggtagaccaaagtcaacagactatgaaatgagatggatgataggcaaataagaagtaagaaccactgtggtatttgtaaGGAACAGAGTCATGACCGCCGCCGTTGTCCTAGGATATTTTAACACACTTCAACtttaagcagtgaaagaaattaaaggctccgaagatatattttcgtcattgttttatgtatttctgtgagattatATTTGAATATACATGTTTAATATCCatagatgaactgaattttgtgtttaagttgtattgtgtgacaatattgtatttaaaatatatttctcataaaatgaatggctatcatattttttattttttagtacacttataataatatcattattttagattcattagcgtattatggcttacgattcgTAGTATCCCGGTCCTCGAGATAGTAGTATTCTTATATTGcaagagcaccatcgatcacagactattttagatggcggcgtaagcattccaatcctacttactatttaaatatttttttgaaaagtcatatacattatctaattattatatttttttgcagGAGCTTAaacaccttcgtctacgacgatccgatgctgacttctggaggacagaggacatcccacatagagtgctggattatttacgatatcttgaatTCTAtagagtatatcggattggtcgtatacagatggacgttgatcTTATTACTGCTTTACTTGAGAGATGGCATCTAGAGAcacacaaattttatctttcatttggtgaggcgaccgtcactttacaggatgtcagcatccttactggactaccagttgatggcgatccagttatcggagttgatcccacgcttaccattccggagtggtaggctttgtgcttgcgattgctaggattTGAGCCCGACGTCcaatttttccatcattcacgactcaggattgagtgtttggatgatcgttatcgatattttcatattgcggatgatgcaccagaggagatggtgcagcagtatgttaggggttagGTGCTatgattgttaggtggtgtcctgttatccgatacttcatcgaataagataaagTTGATATTTTTTCCATTATTAAAGGATTTAAACTTtgctcgtagactcagttggggcagtacagtactagcttgcctgtacagagctatgtgtcgggattcttatgctgatcagagcgagattggtagttatcttatattattacaggtatgtgaattaaaaatttttatttttaatattcaattatagttcacattgggtatatcatgtatgatttttttaaaatttgcagatttgggtatgggagcatatgcgactatcagtccattacaacgatagttgctcgagatgccatcgaAGCAGTATGATCCTAATATtctattcagactagacggaccattgaaatataggtataaaaatattatttttttacttaaaatttattattttaaattcgataaaatttatttaacatgagtagattgtaaaatagatggaacgttgcattcaatgttcatcacgtatcgacgagaatggcacaggtttataggtgccagttggatacattagttgatacatatagacggataaatctgatttttttacaaatatcattttatagtattcataatttattaaaattttagcttactaatttttttttattttaactctatcaatttttgtgggagtcatatacagatgagatattagctatattgccgcagatgtgtTCAGTTGGACAtgatatatggactgctagggtgccacttatttattttgatgtagtagagtggcatcttttcgatcatgtcctgcggcagtttggtcagattcagggcatcccagagtagtttgataccaactagggacttcatcgtattgatcgatgagggagagctcgtattgactggcgtatcagaaatgtagagtacatcgatatttaagatgcacgtcgagatcacattgttcatggtgatcccattttaagaggtcgttcatatatcgaggactacatgacttgattttttagtattacagtgtgagtcattggacagccttggTATGTAGTTTTCGGATAGGAGGatgagagttctgctgtgcatTTTTTGATAAGACtatgaaaattagtttatgttgtttatgttatatttttattttatattttatagtatattgactgttttgcttttattttgtagactgattctatgtcggatcttgtgttggacgttcgtcgtgctttatctatgaCTGATGAGGATGAACAGATTTGGATACtgcatgagatagagagaacaagtttcgaaatattggtggcgattggtgttgatacatatagctgtgcgccttggtatggagcagccgatgcgccagatatgagatatacgccatcaccatatgttccacatatgtcaTCACCACATATTccacagatgtcatcactagatgctgcacagatgccaccgccttttgatccacagatggcagcaccttcttcttcctacatcctccAGATGATATCATCGGGtatcagttggccacatgagtatgatactttcttttcaggcctattcgtgtatccagatgagagggttgagcgggtcgttcagtccgtagatgatccgacagcatcaattattcctgagcagcatgatcagtagacctcctccactgatataggggaggagccatcacagtaggagtaggagcagccgttgaggatcttcctgagaaggtccaagcgaccacaggCACCacaacgtccttgtgggacttaatcttttttagatttgtacttaatatttttgaaatttttattatactatttttgtATACTTGataattttattctatttaatattagtaattattgattttattttatattatttaattttaagtgatcgaatattatgctttgtggatatggatacacatactctaatGTGTCTCTGAACATtatgagagaaaaagttatgctaaaagagctataaaaattataacataaataataataatatatcagataatttaattatatttcttaaaatatctaaaaataagttaAATCAGACAAGTCGGTGGAAAATCATCAAAATTCAAGCTGATATATGAGATGAATCAGACcgcactggtacatctcgatctggtatGGGCACAAACAGCTACGTACGATATggtatggaaaaaaaaattaattaatttgaaatgaagaaagtaatttaaaatgatattttttatttaaattaaaattaaaatttttatttttttaaattaaaaattataatttttatttttttcatttctttcttatttttttatgatatttttattttttattttttaagatttttttgggatatttttttaaaaaaattaattttaaatgaggaaaataattttaaattatattttttatttaaattaaaattttatttttatttttcaaaattttaaattataatttttttatttttctatttttttctcattttttcttctttgtttggaatattttttaaaaaaattaatttaaaatgagaaaagtaatttgaaataacattttttattttaattaaaattaaaaattttattccttttaaatttaaaattataatttttatttttttcccatttttttacttttttttattttttatgatactttttatttttttgacatattttttaaaaaaattaaattgaaatggggaaagtaatttgaaatgatatttttttaattaaaattaaaatttttattttttttaaatttaaaattataatttttatttttttctcatttctttctcatttgttcttttttaagatattttttatgtttttaattttttaagattttttttgagatactttgtttaaaaaattaattttaaatagaaaaaataatttaaaatgatattttttatttgaattaaaattaaaatttttatttttaaaaatttattcaaaattataatttttatttttttctcatttttttgtttttttatgatattttttttaaaaaaataatttgaaaaggagattgtaatttgaaatgatgatttttatttaaattaaaattaaattttttatttttttaaatttaaaattataatttctatttttttcaattttttatggtatttttttatttttttacaccaatttttttcagatattttttaaaaaagataatttgaaatacggatactaatttgaaataataaattttttattttttataaatttaaaattataattttttatttttttattttttttagaagaaaaaaaataaaatcattaaataaaatggtgttttttaaaatgccatttggaatggtgttttcaaaaacgccattccaaatggcgtttaaaaaaacatcatttgatttaacgattttttttttttcatccatgTGAAAAATATGTGGAATAGAGTGGTGATGTGAACGTcaaaaaacgtcattttgaatggtgttttatGCTGTttgtattattttattaaataaattaaaatttaaattatttttgtaaataatttttttttaaattaattaggtaaagcactCGTGGAGAAGAATCAAATTTAGAATCCCAATAAAAATGCTATATGACTTGACAGATCGGGGCTGTTACAGAAATTTCACCTGATTAGAAGTCTATGTAATCTGTATTTATTTCATGATATAACCATTTGGACTTGTTGATGCCCGAGACGCACATGTGGTTTACTAAAACGAGGTGTGGAGAACTTTTTTCCCGGTATCCTGTAGCCGTAAAAGATAAAGATTACCATGTAATTGTTGCTTTTCCTCAAACAAAGCATCATGGTGGTTTTACATACAAATTCAAGCTACATTGGCAGCTGAAAATGAGGCAGTACTCTAACCTTATATGTGATATGTGCAGTGATGGAATCTGACatcaaatatcaaaaaaataaaataataatttattaataattttttaaataaataaataaataatattatcttATGCCATCTGCAAAATGATTTTGATTGtataaaaatttcaatatttttttctacattaaaaattaaaaaataaataaaatattaatgaatAAATAAACaaccattttttttgaaaaaaattattatttttaataaaaaattaatatataaattaattatatagtattttttaaaattattggaCTCGCAATGTGTGTAAGATTAAAATATTGGAGGAGccatcatatatataaatatatagataataagtattttaaaattttttaggaaGGGCAGTGGCCCCTCTGGTCCCACTTATGTTCTGCCACCGGATACGAGGAGTTGGCGCTTCATAATTTATTAGCACCGTTATAGTTATTTTTTTTGCATTTGTGATATGCTTAGACAAACCCATATATGCTTCTCATGGTTTTTGTTTGGATTATTCTTGTGCAGATACAGCCACAAACATCGctgaaatcaataaattaaatctCAAAATGTACTAGTCCAATTCAAATGGACCTGCATCGGTTTGAACTCAAATACTTGGCTCGAGCTTAGTACAtatatcagatccagatctaaccTGACCCGCTGGAAGCCCTGGCCCCTTCAATTCATGGAAATAAGAAAGGCCGCCTCAATGCTCCAAAGTTAGGTGCTCCCACGTACCACGTCTCTACCCACAAATCACAAGCCTCCAAAGAACGCACGGAGGAAACCTCGAACAACTTCTAGACCTCTGGAATCTTCGCCACCTTCTCCTCTGGTGGCTTGGAGGTCCACGTCATGGCCCATTTCCATATGTCATGAGAATGCGGTCCACGTGACGGCGAGTTTATGGCCCAAGAATGGAGGTGATGTGGCCTCGTGGAGGCCACCCCTTTGCCCTCCCACCTCTATAAATCTCTCCATCTAACAATGCCTCCAATCCAATTCGTCTCGCAAGAAAAGATCTCAAGATCTTAAACTAACATTTGATTCCTCCATATTCTTAATTTACTTCTTGctgctctttctttctttctttctgtgGACTCTATTTTTGCTCTTAGAGGCTCAAAGATGGCGACTTCAGCCTACATGGCAGGCCTCATGCCACTTGTCGGCTCGAGGAACCATTCTACAGGCCTTCGTTCCACTTACTTGCTGCCATGTCAGCATGCCGCCGGCGCCATGCGCAttcgctgccaagccgaggtgaGAGTGAGCATTAAACACTGCACCATGATTTACCTACCTTAGCTCATGTGATGTGGAAAACAGAGGTAGCATTTCTTCAAGTAGATGAGGACCGAGTTCCAAAGATTTGTTATGGTAGTTTCTGGCTTTTCTGCTAATGATGTCAAACTCCTTGATTTCAGGAGAAAAGATTAAATGGAGAAAGTAAGGATGGTAGATTGGATGAGTGCATATAAAAAATTTCTAATCACTTCGGACCTAGCTTGATACTAGCTCTCCTTCAAAGTTGGGGTTAGAGCGTTATTTTAGACATGAATTGCTGATCCATAACATAAAGGTGAAAAAAGGAAAATATTAGAGTCTCCTATAGCCTATAGGTGCCCGAAAGGGTCAAGATGCGCCTTGTATTAGATTCATCCTCACagaaaacaaaatatataaaatgaaatatataaaattttgatcacaataatattaaaaattaaaaagaataacTACAAAATTCCAACATTAGTAAGGGCAAAACAGGTAGTCTATCTCTAGAGGAACTCCTCTCCTTTTGGTATATTGATCTAGGCCCCACTCTAAccattttgagagatttttcTTTGGTCTAGTAGCTTTCTcaagaaaaaagggagaaaatGCAGCTTTTTTGCAGGTATGACAAAGCCGAGTCCAACTCAGACTCAGGAACTCATATAAGATCTATGTTCTAAAATAGATGTCAGAAAATCTTTATAAAACGAGTTTTATAAAAACAGATCTCTTCCTGCCTTTTATAAAACCTGTTTTAACAGAATCATATTTTATGAATATCTGTTTCAGTAAAATTCAGTGGCAACCAAACAACCCCAAATTAGCAAATTACTCTACTTTAATAACATAACCAAATCACCATTTAGCCTATCATGTATCAGCTCAAATGAAAAATGAAGTATTAAGTCTTGAATTCATATTATGAAAATGAATGACAGATAAATAGTAGCTTGCATTTTGTGCTACTCCATCCATACTAACAAATTAAAAAACTATTTCTCTTGGATGATTAAACAGGATCAGCCGCAGGTGCAACCACAGGAGCAAACTATACCTGTCTCACCATCGCAGCAGCCGGCTCAGAGCCCTCCGAAGCCCAAGGCCAAGGTATGCTAGCTATTAGCATACATTGTTATCAGCCATTATATCTAAATACAAGCTCCCTTTTCCCATAGTATAGTGAAACAAATGCTCTTGACGAAGAATATCCTGTAATCTATAGAGCTTTTTACTGACAAGATTCCATTTTATCCAGTGTTGATGGAATATTACTTAATAATTTAGATACCCTAATAATTTCTATATTCATCGCATGAATATTTTCATTAGATGGCATAACATAGGCATCTCTTAATTAACTCAATCTAATCCATCTCGACGCATGATAGGAGAGCACAAAATTTTCAGATGTGCTAGCATTCAGCGGGCCGGCACCAGAGAGGATCAATGGAAGGTTGGCGATGATTGGCTTTGTCTCAGCTTTAGCAGTTGAGTTGGCGAGGGGTGATGACCTTGCAACTCAGCTAATGAATGGTGGGTTGCCATGGTTTGCTGGAACTGCTGCCTTGTTGTCAGTAGCCTCCTTGGTGCCATTGTTCAAGGGCGTGAGTGCACAATCCAAGTCCGGCCGCCTGATGACCGCTGATGCCGAGCTGTGGAATGGCCGGTTCGCCATGGTGGGCTTGGTGGCGCTAGCTTTCACTGAGTATTTGAAGGGCGGTCCTCTTGTGTGAAGGGCTTGTCATTGATTCATGTTTAGTTCTTTGTACTATTTGGAGATGCAAGCAATGTGTATGAATACAAGTTAGCATTGTAGATTTCAAATGCTTATATCGAAATAGTTGAGCCAGTGTAATAATTTTTGAATGCCACAGTTGCTGGATTGCTTCAATGGTTGACAACACAAGCTTGGGGTGGACTGCACTAAAATCACATGAGATTCCCCTGAAGCCAAGCAACAAATGGCTGCGAAATTTATGTTGACAAGAAAATTAACCATAATTCCCTGTATCACACAGAAGTTAACAAGTCCCACGGTACAAGCTTCGTGTCACAGTCCCATTAGCTAACTTTTGAGATAGCATGGACTGATGCCTTTGTCGTACCAATCCCAAGTGCATAAAGGCTTGGTGGGAGCTCTGTAAGAAAAAAGTATGATCTGGTGCTCGGATGACCAGACCAAGTATTAACACCAGCAGACGAGTGCCAAATTGCAGTGTATGACACCATGATAGGACGCGCGCAAGGGTGCGCTTGGCAACGCATGTAGAGACGCTACGGCAGGGTGCGTCGTGCGGCAGGATGCGCATGACAAGTACTGCACCCGCACAGTAGCCTGCGCGTGGTGGGGCACGCACACAATGGATCGCGTGCTGCAGTAGGACGCGTGCGGCAACAGCACACACGGGATGCGGCAACAGTGTGCGCACAAGGGCGCGCAAGGTGCACGACACCAGCATGCGTGCATGGGCGTGCACAGCCAGATGCGTGCGCGCATGAGTTCGCAAGGGTGCGCATGAGTTCGCAAGGGCGCGCAGCCTGGCACCCAAGCACATGCAGTCTGGCACTTGGGTGCATAGCCTCGAGCTTTGGCATGCAGTTGGCATGCAGTTGGATGGATTCTAAGTTGGCCGTGGTTGCCTTGGTCAGTTGCTGTCCAGCAGCAGTTTGGAGAGTTGGCAGCGGTTGACTCCCAACTCCTTGGAGCAGTTTGCCTCCAAACAAATGGGGACGGTTCCAAATTGGTTTGCAGCGATTAGGGGAAGTTGTCCGTCACCTATATATGCTATGCTTGCTGGCTTGTAGTAAAAGAGAGTGGGTGAGCATGAGATATTCTGAGAGACTGTGGGTGGGTCTCTATTATCCAGTACTATGTGGGAATTGGAATAAAGAAAATCCTTGATATTTCTACTATGTGCCTTGATATTGTGTCCCTTATGGGTGGGGAGTGTTGAGAGACTGAATTAGACGTGGGTCTAGTGCCGCACAAGGCTTGTATTTTTGCAAAATTTTTGGATGAGAATCAGCCTTGTGACAGTTGGTATCAAAGTCGGATTCAAGACTCTATCAGTGAAATTTTGGCCACCACTTCCATGCCAAAACATGAGCATAGGTGTGGTGCTCATGCGAACGGGTGGCAACAACATGGAGGCTATCTGTGAAAGATTGTCCCGGTTGGAAGCCATGATCGGGGTGCCTCAAAATGAAGCTGCTGAACCTTTATGGTCGCAAGTGGAGAACTCGCTAGTCACATTAGCTCCGCTGCAAAAGCCTTCGCAATGGCGCAGCAACACTTGGAGGAGATAACATGTGATGTCAACTCCTCAAGATGGTGTTGCAAAACCTTCACGGGGTGATGCTGCTAtcaagatgaaagtttatgaccCAAAGCCCTTCAATGGCATGCGGAGTGCCCAAGATCTGAAGAATTTTTTGTGGGACATAGAGCAATATTTCAAGGCTGCGCATGCTCCTGAAGAGGAGAAAGTCTCTATCACCAGTATATATTTGGTGGGGGATGCCAAACTCTGGTGGAGAACTAGAATGGAAGATATTGCCAGGCAAAAGTTTGATACTTGGGAGGTATTGAAACAGGAATTGAAGGAGCAATTCTTCCTTTGCAATACAGCATGGGTTGCAAGGGACTCCCTAAAGAAATTGAGGTAGACCAATTCGGTGAGAGAGTATGTAAAGGAGTATAGCTCTCTGATGTTGGATATCAAGGATATGTCTGAGGCAGATAGGTTATTCAATTTTCTGTCTGGCCTCCAACGTGGGTGCAATTGG
Coding sequences within it:
- the LOC105046587 gene encoding early light-induced protein 2, chloroplastic isoform X2; translated protein: MATSAYMAGLMPLVGSRNHSTGLRSTYLLPCQHAAGAMRIRCQAEDQPQVQPQEQTIPVSPSQQPAQSPPKPKAKESTKFSDVLAFSGPAPERINGRLAMIGFVSALAVELARGDDLATQLMNGGLPWFAGTAALLSVASLVPLFKGVSAQSKSGRLMTADAELWNGRFAMVGLVALAFTEYLKGGPLV
- the LOC105046587 gene encoding early light-induced protein 2, chloroplastic isoform X1, yielding MATSAYMAGLMPLVGSRNHSTGLRSTYLLPCQHAAGAMRIRCQAEVRDQPQVQPQEQTIPVSPSQQPAQSPPKPKAKESTKFSDVLAFSGPAPERINGRLAMIGFVSALAVELARGDDLATQLMNGGLPWFAGTAALLSVASLVPLFKGVSAQSKSGRLMTADAELWNGRFAMVGLVALAFTEYLKGGPLV